In Bactrocera oleae isolate idBacOlea1 chromosome 5, idBacOlea1, whole genome shotgun sequence, a genomic segment contains:
- the LOC106615379 gene encoding hepatic sodium/bile acid cotransporter: MKQVATLNCSRLIFMVVICFAIPKCYGEVQGQYGEIAGAWDITYQGGGNEQLLTISKDIQYVNLVILNVDLTSGEDFHFEVHAGDPKLALIEKRIERSELAGAPASWQGQVPVQTRHFGFTTIYVTLNSSDGVVERSPSDLTLIIARKDRLDEKIFTYTASALLLLMFLNLGGVLDLERLKAIMLRPIAVTIGFCTSYILMPLLAIAIGYCFLSKHQELHLALFFTALSPSGGLANICAIFLKGNVNLSIATTTINSLMSLAIFPLWILILMRTIFTNTELDVPFLDLAGSATALVCAIALGMLSRVFLPKTTSLIFRFLKPFCACLSLCLIAMTVGINAFAFKELTGMIFLAALFLPISGYILSYGISKLLRCSAADALTISIETSVLNMTVPIMLLQHCFDEVRADMTLIVPIMAALISLAMMIVIYTIRRIFGWNKNIDGDVFASKVELVSFDENIKAEVTVSHISFRNEKSEL, translated from the exons ATGAAACAAGTCGCTACTCTTAACTGCTCACGGCTCATATTTATGGTCGTTATTTGTTTTGCCATACCGAAGTGTTACGGTGAGGTTCAAGGACAATATGGAGAAATCGCAGGCGCGTGGGATATTACCTACCAGGGTGGTGGCAACGAACAACTCCTAACCATTTCGAAAGACATACAGTATGTAAATTTAGTAATACTCAATGTGGATCTAACTTCTGGAGAAGACTTTCATTTCGAAGTGCACGCTGGCGATCCGAAATTGGCGTTGATCGAAAAACGCATTGAACGAAGTGAGTTAGCTGGTGCGCCAGCCTCATGGCAAGGCCAAGTGCCGGTACAAACACGTCACTTCGGCTTTACAACTATTTATGTAACACTAAACTCAAGCGATGGCGTCGTGGAGCGTTCGCCCAGCGACCTAACGCTAATCATAGCGCGCAAAGACCGTTTGGATGAgaaaattttcacttataccgcctcggcgctgttgttgttgatgtttctGAATTTGGGCGGCGTGCTGGATTTGGAACGATTGAAGGCGATTATGTTGCGGCCGATAGCTGTGACCATCGGCTTTTGTACCAGTTATATTTTAATGCCACTTCTGGCTATTGCAATCGGCTACTGTTTCCTGTCCAAACATCAAGAACTGCATTTGGCGCTTTTCTTCACAGCACTGTCGCCCAGCGGCGGTTTGGCGAATATTTGCGCGATTTTTCTCAAAGGTAATGTAAATCTCTCGATTGCCACCACAACGATCAACAGTCTTATGTCGTTAGCAATATTCCCGCTGTGGATACTTATTCTGATGCGAACGATCTTCACAAACACCGAACTGGATGTACCGTTTCTGGATCTCGCCGGCAGCGCTACAGCATTGGTCTGCGCCATCGCTTTGGGTATGCTGTCGCGTGTCTTTTTGCCGAAGACGACATCATTGATATTCCGATTCCTCAAGCCGTTCTGCGCGTGCCTCAGTTTGTGTCTGATTGCCATGACAGTGGGCATAAATGCGTTTGCTTTCAAAGAGCTAACCGGAATG attttcttAGCGGCTCTCTTCTTGCCCATAAGTGGTTATATTCTCTCTTATGGCATATCAAAGTTGCTTCGTTGTTCAGCAGCAGACGCGCTGACGATCTCCATCGAGACGAGTGTCTTAAATATGACCGTGCCCATTATGTTGCTGCAACATTGCTTCGACGAAGTGAGAGCCGACATGACGCTTATAGTGCCAATTATGGCTGCTCTCATTTCCTTGGCAATGATGATTGTCATTTATACCATTCGTCGAATTTTCGGTTGGAATAAGAACATTGATGGTGATGTTTTCGCGTCAAAAGTGGAGCTCGTAAGTTTCGACGAAAATATTAAGGCGGAAGTAACAGTTTCACATATATCATTTCGAAATGAGAAAAGCGAATTATAA